One genomic region from Hoeflea algicola encodes:
- a CDS encoding DUF6492 family protein: protein MKTAVMTASYAGDFDRCALLCESMDRFMQGDWHHYLLVERADVALFRSLEGGKRTIVSEAELFPFWLRSFPDPLSLGRRRLWLSPFSLPLRGWHAQQIRRLAMARHVDAETLLSIDSDVVLVRPFDPVGLWREDRLRMFRADNGAHDATPGHLAWLAHAGDILGLPQRPAPAHDYISNMVAWRVDTARALLDHLESHNGKGWIRAVISSRAISECMIYGRFVDEVQGGAGHYPDERSLSHVLWFKETFPQTTEGLMEFMRGIRPDQVAIGVQSFVGHPLSEIRKAAFAVTPI, encoded by the coding sequence ATGAAGACAGCTGTAATGACCGCTTCCTATGCCGGCGATTTCGATCGCTGCGCGCTGTTGTGCGAAAGCATGGACCGTTTCATGCAGGGTGACTGGCACCATTATCTGCTGGTCGAACGGGCCGACGTTGCCCTGTTCCGCTCGCTTGAAGGGGGCAAGCGGACCATCGTCAGCGAAGCGGAGTTGTTTCCGTTCTGGTTGCGATCTTTCCCCGACCCGCTGAGCCTGGGCCGTCGCCGGCTCTGGTTGTCGCCGTTCTCGCTGCCGTTGCGTGGATGGCACGCCCAGCAGATCCGCCGTCTGGCGATGGCGCGCCATGTCGACGCCGAGACCCTGTTGTCGATTGATTCCGATGTTGTTCTGGTGCGGCCGTTCGACCCCGTCGGTCTCTGGCGCGAAGATCGGCTACGCATGTTCCGCGCCGATAATGGAGCCCATGATGCCACGCCGGGCCATCTCGCCTGGCTCGCCCATGCCGGCGACATCCTCGGATTGCCGCAGCGGCCTGCGCCTGCGCATGATTACATTTCCAACATGGTTGCCTGGCGGGTCGATACCGCGCGCGCGCTGCTCGATCATCTCGAAAGCCACAATGGAAAGGGCTGGATCCGGGCGGTCATCTCCTCGCGGGCGATCTCCGAATGCATGATCTACGGTCGTTTTGTCGATGAGGTCCAGGGCGGCGCCGGGCATTACCCCGACGAGCGCTCACTCTCGCATGTGCTGTGGTTCAAGGAGACATTCCCGCAAACCACCGAAGGCCTGATGGAATTCATGCGTGGCATCAGGCCCGACCAGGTGGCCATCGGTGTTCAGTCTTTTGTCGGTCACCCGCTGTCGGAAATCCGCAAGGCCGCCTTCGCCGTGACGCCGATCTAG
- a CDS encoding NAD(P)H-dependent flavin oxidoreductase yields MRIETELTRMLDIRVPLMLAPMAGVSGGALAAAVTGAGGLGIIGGGYGDRAWLQTEMAAAGNARIGIGFIAWSLEKKPELLDLALDRAPEAIFLSFGDFAIFSDKVKRTASKLIAQVQTVAQARQALDAGADIIVAQGTEAGGHGGKRATLPLVPAIVDIAGTVPVVAAGGIADGRGLAAALMLGASGILCGTAFFASHEALTHPNAKTAALGGSGDDTIRSSVIDIARSLPWPGTWNVRTLRNDFVERWAGDTNQLRDAAGTEGERYIQAAAAGDMSVAATIVGEGIDLVRTAQPAAKIVEEMERGAIGLISQAERMLVGR; encoded by the coding sequence ATGCGTATTGAAACCGAACTGACCCGGATGCTCGACATTCGCGTGCCGTTGATGCTGGCGCCGATGGCCGGTGTTTCCGGGGGCGCACTTGCGGCAGCAGTGACTGGTGCAGGCGGGCTCGGTATTATCGGCGGCGGCTATGGCGACCGCGCCTGGCTTCAAACTGAGATGGCGGCTGCGGGCAATGCCCGTATAGGCATTGGTTTCATTGCGTGGTCACTGGAGAAAAAACCCGAATTGCTAGATCTCGCCCTGGACCGGGCGCCGGAAGCAATATTTTTGTCCTTTGGCGACTTCGCGATCTTTTCCGACAAGGTCAAGCGCACAGCGAGCAAGCTGATTGCGCAGGTTCAGACCGTCGCACAGGCGCGCCAGGCGCTTGATGCCGGGGCCGACATCATTGTGGCGCAGGGAACCGAAGCGGGCGGCCACGGTGGCAAGCGGGCCACCTTGCCTCTGGTCCCGGCGATTGTTGACATCGCGGGCACTGTGCCGGTTGTTGCTGCCGGCGGGATCGCAGATGGGCGTGGCCTCGCCGCCGCGCTGATGCTCGGCGCTTCGGGTATCTTGTGCGGGACCGCCTTTTTCGCGAGCCACGAAGCGCTCACCCACCCCAATGCCAAGACCGCTGCTCTTGGTGGCTCAGGCGATGATACGATCCGCAGTTCAGTCATCGATATCGCGCGCAGCCTGCCATGGCCGGGAACCTGGAACGTCCGTACCCTGCGCAACGATTTTGTCGAGCGCTGGGCGGGTGACACCAATCAGTTGCGCGATGCTGCCGGCACGGAGGGCGAGCGCTATATTCAGGCTGCGGCTGCCGGAGATATGTCGGTTGCTGCGACAATCGTCGGAGAGGGGATTGATCTCGTGCGTACCGCACAACCCGCGGCGAAGATCGTTGAGGAAATGGAACGGGGAGCAATCGGGCTCATCAGCCAAGCGGAGCGAATGCTGGTTGGCCGCTAA
- a CDS encoding tautomerase family protein → MPYVNIKITREGASREQKAELIKGVTDLLVKVLDKNPASTFVVIDEVELEDWGIGGLPVEEYRTQNKR, encoded by the coding sequence ATGCCGTATGTGAACATCAAGATCACCCGCGAGGGTGCAAGCCGTGAACAGAAAGCCGAACTCATCAAGGGAGTGACCGACCTGCTCGTAAAGGTTCTGGACAAGAACCCGGCAAGCACATTTGTTGTGATCGATGAGGTGGAGCTGGAGGACTGGGGAATTGGCGGATTGCCGGTCGAGGAATACCGGACACAAAACAAGCGCTGA
- a CDS encoding glycosyltransferase, which produces MHFVFISSLVPVAAPTSGYDIANRVIVDAVRLLGHKVSVIGFLQPGQTPAAPDDTRLLGILEVTNARVGGLQKALWLKDAFVHGEPVSVAKMHAATPTDLRAALGAFEAIDGLILNSVQLPGAFLDVLKDWPSLFVAHNVEARTAADNADLVGTAVSRWLYRRDARLLKLLERDLCAQARHVFTLAEADRAELGVASAERSTALPLVTSVTSPDVPSPRTPEFDAGLIGSWSWTANRTGLDWFLAEVAPRLPNDFKIAVAGGLGTDIPAAPANVSFLGRVPDARAFVRSCRLVPLVSQTGTGVQLKTIETFEMGLPAVATQSALRGISDRPDNCVAADDPAAFAEAMIRQIGRSRAGENLDGDGRIFHAHQLAKLTQSLSRGFQNWENLG; this is translated from the coding sequence ATGCATTTCGTTTTCATTTCCTCGCTTGTCCCTGTGGCGGCTCCTACATCCGGTTATGACATTGCCAACCGGGTAATTGTCGATGCGGTGCGGCTGCTCGGCCACAAGGTCTCGGTGATAGGCTTCCTGCAGCCCGGTCAGACACCCGCCGCACCCGACGATACCCGGCTGCTGGGGATACTCGAAGTGACCAATGCGCGGGTCGGTGGATTGCAAAAGGCGCTCTGGCTCAAGGACGCATTTGTGCATGGCGAGCCGGTGTCCGTGGCCAAAATGCATGCCGCCACGCCGACTGATTTGCGCGCAGCCCTTGGCGCCTTCGAGGCAATCGACGGTCTGATTCTCAATTCGGTACAGTTGCCCGGGGCGTTTCTGGACGTTCTCAAGGACTGGCCCAGCCTGTTTGTCGCCCACAATGTCGAAGCCCGAACGGCTGCCGATAATGCCGACCTCGTCGGCACCGCTGTAAGCCGTTGGCTGTACCGGCGCGACGCCCGGCTGTTGAAGCTTTTGGAGCGAGACCTGTGCGCCCAGGCGCGCCATGTTTTCACGCTGGCCGAGGCCGACCGCGCCGAACTTGGCGTTGCCTCCGCCGAGCGCTCCACCGCGCTGCCGCTGGTAACCTCGGTGACATCGCCCGATGTGCCATCGCCGCGCACGCCGGAATTTGACGCCGGCCTGATCGGCTCCTGGAGCTGGACTGCCAACCGCACCGGGCTTGACTGGTTTCTCGCCGAAGTGGCGCCACGCCTGCCAAATGACTTCAAAATCGCGGTTGCCGGCGGTCTTGGCACGGATATTCCGGCCGCGCCTGCCAATGTCTCGTTTCTCGGGCGGGTCCCCGATGCGCGCGCTTTCGTACGTTCCTGCCGTCTGGTTCCGCTGGTCTCGCAAACCGGCACCGGGGTTCAACTCAAGACCATCGAAACCTTCGAAATGGGCTTGCCGGCCGTTGCCACACAGAGTGCGTTGCGCGGCATTTCCGATCGGCCCGACAATTGCGTCGCTGCCGATGATCCTGCTGCCTTCGCCGAGGCCATGATCCGTCAGATCGGGCGATCGCGGGCCGGGGAAAACCTTGACGGCGACGGGCGTATTTTTCACGCCCATCAGCTCGCAAAACTCACACAAAGCCTGAGCCGTGGTTTCCAGAATTGGGAAAATCTTGGTTAA
- a CDS encoding WecB/TagA/CpsF family glycosyltransferase has translation MTTKETGEHRDIMGIRVAAFGWTQALERLEQSVDDEGAPHVVNFLNAHNANLAMRDPNYREGLAKCEVLPDGLGVDIASRTFYGTSFPANLNGTDLVPALLVYIQRPLKVALIGGRPDILKVAAERFASATPWHTFHAVSDGYFDRSNSAAILDQLAAIDPDITLVALGSPTQEVWIDTHIRQGHGRLVMGVGALFDFVSGAVPRAPQAFRTLRVEWLWRLILEPSRLWRRYIVGNPVFLWHVLRYKLMSASRNSRIPV, from the coding sequence ATGACGACTAAGGAAACTGGCGAGCATCGTGATATCATGGGTATTCGGGTTGCGGCTTTTGGCTGGACCCAGGCGCTTGAACGGCTGGAACAATCCGTCGATGACGAAGGCGCACCACACGTCGTCAATTTTCTCAACGCCCACAACGCCAATCTGGCGATGCGTGACCCCAACTACCGCGAGGGGCTCGCGAAGTGTGAAGTGCTGCCCGACGGGCTCGGTGTCGATATCGCTTCACGCACATTTTACGGCACTTCCTTTCCGGCCAATCTCAATGGCACCGATCTGGTTCCCGCGCTGCTTGTATATATCCAGCGGCCGCTCAAGGTGGCGCTGATCGGCGGCCGCCCCGATATTCTCAAGGTGGCGGCTGAACGTTTTGCCAGCGCCACACCCTGGCACACGTTTCATGCGGTCTCTGACGGCTACTTCGACAGGTCCAACAGCGCCGCCATCCTCGATCAACTGGCCGCGATTGATCCCGACATCACCCTCGTGGCGTTGGGCAGTCCGACCCAGGAAGTCTGGATTGATACCCACATCCGGCAGGGCCATGGCCGGCTGGTGATGGGCGTGGGAGCGTTGTTTGATTTTGTCTCCGGCGCCGTGCCCCGGGCGCCGCAGGCGTTTCGCACCTTGCGGGTCGAATGGCTCTGGCGGCTGATACTCGAGCCTTCGCGTCTGTGGCGCCGCTACATTGTCGGCAATCCGGTTTTTCTCTGGCATGTGCTGCGCTACAAGCTGATGAGTGCCAGCCGGAATTCCCGAATTCCAGTTTGA